From Mauremys mutica isolate MM-2020 ecotype Southern chromosome 15, ASM2049712v1, whole genome shotgun sequence, one genomic window encodes:
- the LOC123350518 gene encoding butyrophilin subfamily 1 member A1-like gives MYTNDEWYTNDQLQNEYEWRKARSKTDDITLDAGTAHPNLSISEDQKSFKHEAQPQKVPPNQERFDSTVCVLGSKGFSSEEHYWEVDVTNSTDWDIGVARKSIQRKGKISLSPKEGFWALGLSGRDYWAKTDPWTRVMVQKKPKKIGIYLSCQDRQVTFFNVTNKSMLFTFNDCSFFGNVYPFFKNSHKETIMRISSIKEED, from the exons aatggagaaaggctCGCAGTAAAACAG ATGACATCACTCTTGATGCAGGAACAGCCCACCCCAACCTCTCAATTTCTGAGGATCAGAAGAGTTTTAAACATGAAGCCCAACCTCAGAAAGTTCCACCAAACCAAGAGAGGTTCGATTCAACTGTCTGTGTATTAGGCTCTAAAGGATTCTCCTCTGAAGAGCACTACTGGGAGGTGGATGTCACGAACAGCACTGACTGGGACATAGGAGTGGCCAGAAAATCTATACAGAGAAAAGGAAAGATTTCTCTGTCCCCTAAAGAGGGATTCTGGGCTCTGGGTCTGAGTGGGAGAGATTATTGGGCAAAAACAGACCCATGGACCCGGGTCATGGTGCAGAAAAAGCCCAAGAAAATTGGAATTTACCTTAGTTGCCAAGACAGGCAGGTGACCTTTTTCAATGTAACTAATAAGTCTATGTTGTTCACATTTAATGATTGTTCATTCTTTGGAAACGTTTATCCATTCTTTAAAAATTCCCACAAAGAAACAATAATGAGAATTTCTTCAATTAAAGAAGAGGACTAA